Proteins from one Malaya genurostris strain Urasoe2022 chromosome 2, Malgen_1.1, whole genome shotgun sequence genomic window:
- the LOC131431313 gene encoding cell division cycle protein 123 homolog has protein sequence MLLRNIDTEKAACMIANWYEIFEKNTIKSQIIPIPVDVLDYLRQDIVILPKECTNILSPDATRTKHFNSYNDQFSDDEEDGDTLPEFPEFSRQIADAIEKLGGSAFLKTDWHCPKDAQWITLGQTLCVKDITDVYQLLKASSFCKEDFAERSSSMGEYHVVIKKWRDIHPGSEFRCFVKNKSLIAISPRHWPSYHEHIATERSDIVSDIVSLFKEKIKNRFPLTNYVFDVYRPTKDKVIIMDFSLYGKGYSDSLAFDYHQLEADAIAATIDEEDDPEFRYLPEDCGIQPNKRNNYGFPQDVIDMFRSESGPSTSSNRNGEDESRLIHRLIDEWHIQTKNDNSNDE, from the exons ATGCTACTTCGAAATATTGATACGGAAAAAGCAGCCTGTATGATTGCTAACTGGTATGAgatcttcgaaaaaaataccataaaatctcaaatcaTTCCGATTCCGGTCGATGTACTGGATTACTTAAGGCAGGATATAGTAATTTTACCAAAGGAGTGCACAAATATTCTGTCACCGGATGCAACGAGAACAAAACATTTCAACTCGTATAATGACCAATTCAGTGACGATGAAGAAGATGGGGATACACTGCCAGAGTTCCCGGAGTTCAGTAGACAAATAGCTGACGCAATCGAAAAATTAGGAGGTTCCGCATTTTTGAAGACCGATTGGCATTGTCCGAAAGATGCACAATGGATTACTTTGGGTCAGACGCTTTGTGTGAAAGACATAACTGATGTGTACCAGTTATTGAAAGCGTCCAGCTTTTGTAAAGAAGACTTTGCCGAAAGATCCTCTAGTATGGGCGAGTATCATGTGGTGATAAAGAAATGGCGTGATATTCATCCAGGATCAGAATTTCGATGTTTCGTTAAAAACAAATCATTGATAGCCATCTCACCTAGACATTGGCCTTCTTATCATGAACATATTGCAACTGAACGTAGCGACATTGTTTCTGATATTGTATCCTTATTTaaagaaaagataaaaaatcgATTCCCTCTGACAAATT ATGTATTTGATGTATATCGCCCAACGAAAGACAAGGTCATTATTATGGATTTTTCACTTTACGGAAAAGGTTACTCGGATAGTTTAGCATTCGATTATCATCAGTTGGAGGCGGATGCTATTGCTGCTACAATAGATGAAGAAGACGACCCGGAATTTCGCTACTTACCGGAAGATTGTGGAATTCAACCAAATAAAAGGAATAATTACGGCTTTCCTCAGGATGTTATTGATATGTTTCGAAGTGAAAGCGGACCTTCAACTTCGTCCAATAGAAATGGCGAAGATGAAAGTAGGCTGATTCACAGATTGATAGATGAGTGGCATATTCAAACGAAAAATGACAACAGCAATGATGAGTAG
- the LOC131431314 gene encoding transmembrane protein 184C isoform X1 has protein sequence MCISKLHGFCSQWRSWIRPLLIVTYVLFVIIVVPLLIINSVKDGFTRKDQLILIGGLFVISALPISIWQITQHIVHFTKPILQKHIIRILWMVPIYALNAWLCLIFPEHSIYMDSIRECYEAYVIYNFMKYLLNYLNLEMDLERTLEYKDPVKHFFPLCCLTPWPPGREFVHNCKHGILQYTVVRPITTFVAYICEVNGVYGEGLFETDVAFLYIVFINNCSQFIAMYCLMLFYKANKDELKPMQPICKFLCIKTVIFFSFFQGVIIYMLVYFGFITDIFGSEKSDDPKLLSSKLQNFLICIEMFLAALAHHYSFSHQPYEMNIPFHSMSSGFGSSINGNSNTSWYSALLNMLDMSDVHQDVSEHFGVMGSSLSRRLRGRTTYQTPRGGSGLCDIGGGSEREYLVPTMGGNASSSSSAGHCYQSGINQLSSQMYSNVPKSSQYRYGTLDSGISIVKPKMDKLVETPHEGAPKATSNFSQYQKNFMLTSASSNDNLNSIKSEVTTSSGSNQKTVANTASERSSVNTTNNTASTSESNLRKSESNNSDWLSTPDEDLGIDVKGLGNDRINYQPDRRA, from the exons ATGTGCATTTCTAAACTACACGGCTTCTGTTCCCAGTGGCGAAGCTGGATCCGGCCTCTGTTGATTGTGACGTACGTGCTATTTGTCATAATCGTTGTCCCGTTGCTGATCATCAACTCGGTTAAGGATGGCTTCACTCGCAAAGATCAGCTCATTCTCATCGGCGGACTTTTTGTCATTTCGGCATTGCCAATCTCAATCTGGCAAATTACACAACACATCGTGCATTTTACGAAGCCAATTTTGCAGAAACACATTATCAG AATACTTTGGATGGTGCCTATTTATGCTTTGAATGCG TGGCTGTGCTTGATCTTTCCGGAACATTCAATTTACATGGACAGTATTCGAGAGTGCTATGAAGCGTACGTAATATACAACTTTATGAAATATCTGCTGAACTACCTGAACCTGGAGATGGATCTGGAGCGCACGCTGGAGTACAAGGATCCGGTGAAGCATTTCTTTCCCTTATGCTGTTTGACTCCATGGCCGCCGGGACGGGAATTTGTACACAACTGCAAACATGGCATCTTACAGTACACCGTGGTACGACCAATAACAACCTTTGTGGCTTA CATTTGCGAGGTTAACGGTGTCTACGGGGAAGGACTGTTCGAAACAGATGTGGCATTTCTGTACATAGTTTTCATCAACAATTGTTCTCAATTTATCGCCATGTACTGCCTGATGCTGTTCTACAAGGCTAACAAggacgagttgaaaccgatgcAACCTATCTGCAAATTTCTTTGCATTAAAACAGTGATATTCTTCtcgttttt CCAAGGGGTGATCATCTACATGTTAGTGTATTTCGGATTCATCACCGATATTTTTGGTTCGGAAAAATCCGATGATCCCAAGCTACTATCCTCAAAGTtgcaaaattttctgatttgtatTGAGATGTTCTTGGCAGCTCTGGCTCATCACTACAGTTTTTCTCATCAACCATACGAAATGAATATTCCATTCCATAGCATGAGTAGTGGTTTCGGTAGTAGTATAAATGGAAATAGCAATACATCGTGGTACAGTGCGTTGCTGAACATGCTGGACATGTCGGATGTTCATCAGGACGTCAGTGAACATTTTGGTGTGATGGGAAGCTCGTTGAGCCGGCGGTTACGGGGTAGAACAACTTATCAAACCCCCCGAGGAGGCAGTGGACTGTGTGACATCGGGGGAGGCTCGGAACGTGAGTACTTGGTACCGACAATGGGTGGTAATGCCTCGAGTAGTTCTAGTGCAGGTCACTGTTATCAAAGCGGAATTAATCAGTTGAGCAGTCAGATGTACTCAAACGTTCCTAAGTCATCGCAATACCGCTACGGAACGCTGGACAGTGGTATTAGCATAGTAAAACCAAAGATGGATAAACTCGTGGAGACACCCCACGAAGGGGCTCCCAAAGCCACCAGCAATTTCAGTCAgtatcaaaaaaatttcatgctGACAAGCGCGTCAAGCAATGACAATTTGAACTCTATTAAAAGTGAAGTCACCACTTCCAGCGGTTCCAATCAGAAAACTGTTGCCAATACTGCCAGTGAG